In Simplicispira sp. 125, one DNA window encodes the following:
- a CDS encoding response regulator transcription factor, which yields MRLLLVEDDIMVASGIKLGLTDAGYAVDWVGSGERAEEVLQRETFDVAVVDIGLPGMDGLELTRRLRRPEMASRDMPVLILTARDALQDRVQGLDLGADDYMVKPFELPELLARLRALLRRSQAATTAVLGFGPLELDTANRQVSIRPAADAALLPIDLGPREWTVLEYLMIHAPKPASKDKLLQALTGWDKEITPNAVEVYVSRLRGKLEPHGVGLRSIRGFGYRLELLGV from the coding sequence ATGCGCCTCCTTTTGGTCGAAGATGACATCATGGTCGCCAGCGGCATCAAGCTGGGCTTGACCGACGCCGGTTACGCGGTGGACTGGGTGGGCAGCGGTGAGCGGGCCGAAGAAGTGCTCCAGCGGGAGACTTTTGATGTGGCGGTGGTGGATATCGGTCTGCCGGGCATGGACGGTCTGGAACTGACGCGCCGCCTGCGCCGCCCGGAGATGGCCAGCCGCGACATGCCGGTGCTGATCTTGACGGCGCGCGACGCCCTGCAGGACCGCGTGCAGGGCCTGGACCTGGGCGCGGACGACTACATGGTCAAGCCGTTCGAGTTGCCCGAACTGTTGGCCCGGTTGCGGGCGCTGCTGCGGCGCTCGCAGGCGGCCACCACGGCCGTACTGGGTTTTGGGCCGCTGGAGCTTGACACCGCCAACCGCCAGGTGAGCATCCGCCCTGCGGCGGACGCTGCCTTGCTGCCCATCGACCTGGGGCCGCGTGAATGGACGGTGCTCGAATACCTCATGATCCATGCGCCCAAACCTGCCAGCAAAGACAAGCTGCTGCAGGCGCTGACCGGCTGGGACAAGGAAATCACCCCCAACGCGGTGGAGGTGTACGTCTCGCGCCTGCGCGGCAAGCTCGAACCCCATGGCGTGGGATTGCGTTCCATCCGGGGGTTTGGCTACCGGCTGGAACTGCTGGGCGTCTGA
- a CDS encoding sensor histidine kinase: MTSDLRNRLLLLLVLPLCALALLGAWMDYRSADEAAARHDQRLVRLLPALADSVLSAGAAKGDLPVWLPAPLVEDFLRQSNYTSFSVRDLSGRLLLGDEWVHGAVPATLDPEFQSVEFSGVTYRVAVQRGRTGAGELVVALADGTDPRQQWAQHLLLRVLLPNLVLVAAAGLAIHWAVRRAFKPLLDLAATVERRSPRDLSAIDEAASPSEVRPLVHSLNRLFVLVNAQAESQRRFVADAAHQLRTPLAGLQAQVEAWAMLARSSAKTIDGAPESQSNVPPGQDSKTMPAITLGAAEIEKLRDATRRTSQLAHQLLALSRADARSLDGQTMQRVDLQDLCETMLEMFLDAATGKGIDLGLEAEPAHVMGHAWLLRELLSNLVDNAIKYTPPGGSVTIRCGTLSGLQGSLRAALQVEDDGPGVPAAERSRVLERFYRVQGTVGQGTGLGLPIADEIARAHGALLTLADGSNGRGLLVVLLFPA; the protein is encoded by the coding sequence ATGACCTCCGATTTGCGCAACCGCCTCTTGCTGTTGCTGGTGCTGCCCTTGTGCGCACTGGCGCTGTTGGGGGCGTGGATGGATTACCGCTCGGCCGATGAGGCCGCCGCGCGGCACGACCAGCGCCTGGTACGCCTGCTGCCGGCGCTGGCCGATTCGGTGCTGTCTGCCGGGGCGGCCAAAGGCGACCTTCCGGTCTGGTTGCCCGCACCGCTCGTGGAAGATTTCTTGCGCCAAAGCAACTACACCAGCTTCAGCGTGCGCGATCTGTCGGGCCGTTTGTTGCTGGGCGACGAGTGGGTGCATGGTGCGGTGCCGGCCACACTGGATCCGGAATTCCAGAGTGTGGAATTCAGTGGTGTGACCTACCGTGTCGCGGTTCAGCGCGGGCGCACCGGGGCGGGCGAACTGGTGGTGGCCCTGGCCGATGGCACCGATCCGCGCCAGCAGTGGGCGCAGCACCTGTTGTTGCGGGTACTGCTGCCCAATCTGGTGCTGGTGGCAGCGGCAGGGCTGGCGATCCATTGGGCGGTGCGCCGGGCGTTCAAGCCGCTGCTGGACCTGGCGGCCACGGTGGAGCGGCGCTCACCCCGTGACCTCAGTGCCATCGACGAAGCGGCGTCGCCGTCTGAAGTGCGGCCGCTGGTGCACTCGCTCAACCGGCTTTTTGTTCTGGTGAATGCGCAGGCCGAAAGCCAGCGCCGCTTTGTGGCCGATGCCGCGCACCAACTGCGCACCCCCCTGGCGGGTCTGCAGGCCCAGGTAGAGGCCTGGGCCATGCTGGCGCGCTCCAGTGCGAAAACCATCGATGGCGCACCGGAATCACAGTCAAATGTGCCTCCAGGGCAAGATAGTAAAACGATGCCAGCTATTACATTAGGAGCGGCTGAAATCGAAAAACTGCGCGATGCCACGCGCCGCACCTCGCAACTGGCGCACCAGTTGCTGGCGCTCTCACGCGCCGATGCCCGCAGCCTGGACGGCCAGACCATGCAGCGCGTGGATCTGCAGGACCTGTGCGAGACCATGTTGGAGATGTTTCTCGATGCCGCCACTGGCAAGGGCATCGACCTGGGGTTGGAGGCCGAGCCAGCCCATGTCATGGGACATGCCTGGCTGCTGCGCGAACTGTTGTCGAACCTGGTGGACAACGCCATCAAGTACACGCCCCCCGGGGGTAGCGTCACCATTCGCTGCGGGACCCTATCGGGGCTGCAGGGTAGTTTGCGCGCCGCCTTGCAGGTGGAGGATGACGGCCCCGGGGTGCCAGCGGCTGAACGCTCGCGGGTACTGGAGCGCTTTTACCGGGTGCAGGGAACGGTGGGCCAGGGCACCGGTCTGGGCTTGCCCATTGCCGATGAAATCGCCCGTGCCCATGGGGCCCTGCTCACGCTGGCAGACGGCAGCAATGGCCGGGGCTTGTTGGTGGTGCTGCTGTTTCCTGCCTGA
- the slmA gene encoding nucleoid occlusion factor SlmA: MTEQAPTSSQVPAPTERKRARPGERREQILQALAAMLEQPGAERITTAALASRLGVSEAALYRHFASKAQMFEALIDFIEQAVFTRMAQILESGSPEGVPPEEGARQAQRVVALVLQFGERNPGLVRVMVGDALVLEHERLQARMNQFFDRIESSLRQCLRPAAGAAGSATPSVDAQVAASVLTAFLQGRLQRFARSGLRRLPTEHLEASLALML, translated from the coding sequence ATGACTGAGCAAGCACCCACTTCGTCCCAAGTCCCCGCCCCCACGGAGCGCAAACGCGCACGACCTGGTGAGCGGCGCGAGCAGATTTTGCAGGCGCTGGCGGCCATGCTCGAACAGCCTGGGGCGGAGCGCATCACCACTGCGGCGCTGGCATCGCGCCTGGGGGTGAGCGAGGCGGCGCTGTACCGCCACTTTGCCAGCAAGGCACAAATGTTCGAAGCGCTGATCGATTTCATCGAGCAGGCGGTGTTCACCCGCATGGCGCAGATTCTGGAGAGTGGCTCTCCGGAAGGTGTGCCGCCCGAAGAAGGGGCCCGCCAGGCCCAGCGTGTGGTGGCGCTGGTGCTGCAGTTTGGCGAACGCAACCCAGGCCTGGTGCGTGTGATGGTGGGTGATGCCCTGGTGCTCGAGCATGAGCGCCTGCAAGCGCGCATGAACCAGTTTTTTGATCGCATCGAGTCCAGCCTGCGCCAATGCCTGCGTCCGGCCGCTGGCGCTGCGGGCTCGGCCACCCCGAGCGTGGATGCGCAGGTGGCGGCCAGTGTGCTGACGGCTTTCCTGCAGGGCCGGTTGCAGCGTTTTGCGCGCTCCGGTTTGCGGCGCCTGCCGACAGAGCACCTCGAAGCAAGCCTTGCATTGATGCTCTGA
- a CDS encoding TetR/AcrR family transcriptional regulator yields MSAPPSSSPASRVPRTPRARSGGARALQKGQQTKAAIIDAALGQATHIGLEGLSIGALAEVMGMSKSGVFAHFGSREELQVSVIREYHHCFEQEVFFPAMAAPRGVARLRALFDNWMKRTSIEIDSGCIYISGAIEFDDRTGPVRDALAHSVLTWHAAMKRAILQAKELGELNADVVEDQMLFEIHGLILALHYEARFLKNPGSIAKALAGFDNILARFSAQAQQAGHSSVSTQTTKE; encoded by the coding sequence ATGTCCGCACCCCCTTCTTCCAGTCCGGCGTCCCGCGTACCCCGCACACCCCGTGCGCGCAGCGGTGGTGCCCGCGCTCTGCAAAAAGGGCAACAAACCAAGGCGGCCATCATCGATGCGGCCCTGGGACAGGCGACGCACATTGGTCTGGAGGGCTTGTCCATCGGCGCATTGGCCGAGGTGATGGGCATGAGCAAGTCGGGCGTGTTCGCACACTTTGGCTCGCGCGAAGAACTCCAGGTTTCGGTGATCCGCGAATACCACCACTGCTTTGAGCAGGAGGTTTTCTTTCCTGCCATGGCGGCGCCGCGCGGTGTGGCACGGTTGCGCGCCCTGTTCGACAACTGGATGAAGCGCACCTCCATCGAGATCGACTCGGGCTGCATCTACATCAGCGGCGCCATCGAGTTTGACGACCGCACTGGTCCAGTGCGCGATGCCCTGGCGCATTCGGTGCTGACCTGGCATGCCGCCATGAAGCGCGCCATCCTGCAGGCCAAGGAATTGGGCGAGCTCAACGCCGATGTGGTGGAAGACCAGATGCTGTTCGAGATCCATGGGCTCATCCTGGCGCTGCACTACGAGGCACGATTTTTGAAGAACCCCGGTTCCATCGCGAAGGCGTTGGCCGGTTTTGACAACATCCTTGCCCGCTTCAGCGCTCAGGCGCAGCAGGCGGGCCATTCCTCTGTTTCTACCCAAACCACCAAGGAGTAA
- a CDS encoding acyl-CoA dehydrogenase C-terminal domain-containing protein: MPTYTPPLRDMQFVLHEVFKVADDLKQIPKHADMDADTINAVLEEGGKFATEVTFPLNISGDAEGCTIDQATHAVTTPKGFKEAYAQYVEGGWAALGCAPEFGGQGLPFVVNTMFYEMLNSANQAWTMYPGLTHGAYAALETHGTPEQKATYLPKMTSGEWTGSMCLTEAHCGTDLGLMRTKAEPQADGTYKITGNKIFISAGEHDMAENIIHLVLARLPDAPPGIKGISLFIVPKFHVNKDGSVGERNGIYCGGLEHKMGIKASATCQMVLEDAVGTLVGQPHKGMQGMFVMMNAARLGVGNQSLGLTEVAYQNALAYAKDRLQMRSLSGTKAKDKPADPIIVHPDVRKMLLTAKAYAEGGRALQIFCAMLLEKEHNHPDEKTRKDAGELLALLTPIAKAFLTDNGHTATNACMQVFGGHGFIKEWGMEQFVRDNRINMIYEGTNTIQSLDLLGRKILGNNGATLKKFGKLVGALVQEEGVNEKMAEFINPVAYLADQMTKFTTELGFRGMQNPDEVGAAAVDYLRVAGHLVFGYFFARMAQVALREIAAGNQDPFYQAKLQTARFYFAKLFPETATLMRTARTGAKVLMDTDLALA; the protein is encoded by the coding sequence ATGCCCACGTACACACCGCCCCTGCGCGACATGCAGTTTGTGTTGCACGAAGTGTTCAAGGTTGCTGACGACCTCAAGCAAATCCCCAAGCACGCCGACATGGATGCCGACACCATCAATGCCGTTCTGGAAGAGGGTGGAAAGTTTGCCACCGAGGTGACGTTCCCGCTGAACATCAGCGGCGATGCCGAGGGCTGCACGATTGACCAGGCCACCCATGCAGTGACCACGCCCAAGGGCTTCAAGGAAGCCTACGCACAGTATGTCGAGGGCGGCTGGGCGGCGCTGGGTTGTGCTCCCGAATTCGGCGGCCAGGGCCTGCCTTTCGTGGTCAACACCATGTTCTACGAAATGCTCAACAGCGCCAACCAGGCCTGGACCATGTACCCCGGCCTGACCCATGGCGCCTACGCTGCCCTGGAAACCCACGGCACGCCCGAGCAAAAGGCCACCTATCTGCCCAAGATGACCAGCGGCGAGTGGACGGGCTCCATGTGCCTGACAGAAGCCCACTGCGGTACCGACCTGGGCCTGATGCGCACCAAGGCCGAGCCCCAGGCAGACGGCACCTACAAGATCACCGGCAACAAGATTTTCATCAGCGCCGGTGAGCACGACATGGCCGAGAACATCATCCACCTGGTGCTGGCCCGCCTGCCCGATGCGCCCCCCGGCATCAAGGGCATCAGCCTGTTCATCGTGCCCAAGTTCCATGTGAACAAAGACGGCTCCGTCGGCGAGCGCAATGGTATTTACTGCGGCGGCCTGGAGCACAAGATGGGCATCAAGGCCAGCGCCACCTGCCAGATGGTGCTCGAAGACGCTGTCGGCACCCTGGTGGGCCAGCCGCACAAGGGCATGCAGGGCATGTTCGTGATGATGAACGCCGCACGCCTGGGCGTGGGCAACCAGTCGCTGGGCCTGACCGAAGTGGCCTACCAGAATGCCCTGGCCTACGCCAAGGACCGCCTGCAGATGCGCAGCCTCTCAGGCACCAAGGCCAAGGACAAGCCGGCCGACCCCATCATCGTGCACCCCGACGTGCGCAAGATGCTGCTCACCGCCAAGGCCTACGCCGAAGGCGGCCGCGCGCTGCAGATCTTCTGCGCCATGCTGCTGGAAAAAGAGCACAACCACCCCGATGAAAAGACCCGCAAGGACGCCGGCGAACTGCTGGCCCTGCTGACCCCCATCGCCAAGGCCTTCCTGACCGACAACGGCCACACCGCCACCAACGCCTGCATGCAGGTATTTGGCGGCCACGGCTTCATCAAGGAATGGGGCATGGAGCAGTTCGTGCGCGACAACCGCATCAACATGATCTATGAAGGTACCAACACCATCCAGTCGCTGGACCTGCTGGGCCGCAAGATTCTGGGCAACAACGGAGCCACGCTCAAGAAGTTTGGCAAGCTCGTCGGCGCGCTGGTGCAGGAAGAAGGCGTGAACGAGAAGATGGCCGAGTTCATCAATCCCGTGGCCTATCTGGCCGACCAGATGACCAAGTTCACGACCGAGCTGGGCTTTCGGGGCATGCAGAACCCCGACGAAGTGGGTGCTGCCGCCGTGGACTACCTGCGCGTGGCCGGTCACCTGGTGTTTGGCTACTTCTTCGCCCGCATGGCCCAGGTGGCGCTGCGCGAAATCGCTGCAGGCAACCAGGACCCTTTCTACCAGGCCAAGCTGCAGACGGCGCGTTTTTACTTTGCCAAGCTGTTCCCTGAAACGGCGACACTGATGCGCACCGCGCGCACTGGCGCCAAGGTGCTGATGGACACGGATCTGGCGCTGGCCTGA
- a CDS encoding DUF2147 domain-containing protein — protein MNKALAAIVFAVIAAPTWAQMTPEGLWRNIDDKTGEAKAEIRIKDNGAGALNGVLEKRLAKDAKPEDLCKECSDDRKDKPLLGLEIIRNAKKAEGKDVWEGGKILDPENGRNYTLRMTPIEGGKKLEVRGSIGPFGRTQTWVRVQ, from the coding sequence ATGAATAAAGCGCTAGCAGCTATTGTTTTTGCAGTGATTGCCGCCCCGACGTGGGCCCAGATGACGCCCGAAGGTCTGTGGCGCAACATCGACGACAAGACTGGCGAGGCCAAGGCGGAAATCCGTATCAAGGACAACGGCGCGGGCGCCCTCAATGGGGTGCTCGAAAAGCGCCTGGCCAAGGACGCCAAGCCCGAAGACCTGTGCAAGGAGTGCAGCGACGACCGCAAGGACAAACCGCTGCTGGGCCTGGAGATCATCCGCAACGCCAAAAAGGCCGAGGGCAAGGATGTGTGGGAGGGCGGCAAGATTCTCGACCCCGAGAACGGTCGCAACTACACGCTGCGCATGACGCCCATCGAAGGCGGCAAGAAGCTGGAAGTGCGCGGCTCCATTGGCCCCTTCGGTCGCACGCAAACCTGGGTTCGCGTCCAGTAA
- a CDS encoding 3-hydroxyacyl-CoA dehydrogenase/enoyl-CoA hydratase family protein gives MSRFQVKKVAVLGAGVMGAQIAAHLVNVKVPVVLFDLPAKEGPKNGIVMKAVEGLKKLKPSPLGVADDAALIGQANYEEHLEQLRDCDLIIEAIAERMDWKLDLYKKIAPFVNPHAIVASNTSGLSITKLSEALPESIKPRFCGIHFFNPPRYMTLVELIDTPTTAPEVLDQLEAFVTSGLGKGVVRAHDTPNFVANRVGIAGMLATMKEVENFGLSFDVVDDLTGKKLGRASSGTFRTADVVGLDTMNHVIKTLQDNLHEESDPFYGSFETPAVLKKLLELGNLGQKTKAGFYKKVGRDVLRFDLTSGEYVPGGQKADEVYGRMLKKPAAERLKLLRNAEGAQGQFLWAILRNSFHYAAVHLSTIADNARDVDQAMRWGFGMKQGPFELWQEAGWLEVAKMVQEDIDAGKALSKAPLPEWVFKGPVAEAGGVHTAQGSWSASKAKFIARRQLPVYERQHFPEALLGETLPDYKTAGKTLHEDDAIRLWTLDDEVVIASIKTKMHAISPDVAEGLAMAVDIAEKDYKAVVVWSGDEPFSAGADLQAMLPAFMIAGVSAIEGAEQELQNTMLRLRYAGVPVVSAIRGLALGGGCELAVHSARRVVHMESYIGLVEVGVGLVPGAGGLTYIARRAAENMAQSTSKDVLPFLTEGFTAAAMAKVGTSALESRKLGYLLESDVIVPHKDELLFVALNEAKAMARGGWRAPHKRLFPVAGRSGIATIKAQLVNMRDGGFISAHDFHISSLIAGVVCGGDVDAGSLVSEEYLMAMERKAFCSLITHPKTQERILGMLSTGKPVRN, from the coding sequence ATGTCTAGATTCCAAGTGAAGAAAGTCGCCGTTCTCGGCGCAGGCGTGATGGGCGCGCAGATTGCTGCGCATCTCGTCAACGTCAAGGTGCCCGTGGTGCTGTTTGATCTGCCTGCCAAGGAAGGTCCGAAGAACGGTATCGTGATGAAGGCCGTCGAAGGCCTGAAGAAGCTCAAGCCCTCGCCGCTGGGTGTGGCGGACGATGCAGCGCTGATCGGCCAGGCCAACTACGAAGAGCATCTGGAGCAACTGCGCGACTGCGACCTCATCATCGAGGCGATTGCCGAGCGCATGGACTGGAAGCTCGATCTGTACAAAAAGATCGCGCCTTTCGTCAACCCGCACGCCATCGTGGCATCCAACACCTCGGGCCTGTCGATCACGAAACTGAGCGAAGCGCTGCCCGAGTCCATCAAACCGCGCTTTTGCGGCATCCACTTCTTCAACCCACCGCGCTACATGACGCTGGTGGAGCTGATCGACACTCCCACCACCGCCCCCGAGGTGCTCGACCAGCTCGAAGCCTTTGTTACCAGCGGCCTGGGCAAAGGTGTGGTACGCGCACACGACACCCCTAACTTCGTCGCCAACCGCGTCGGCATTGCCGGCATGCTGGCCACCATGAAGGAGGTCGAGAACTTCGGTTTGAGCTTCGACGTGGTGGACGACCTCACCGGCAAGAAGCTCGGCCGCGCCAGCAGCGGCACCTTCCGCACCGCCGATGTGGTGGGTCTGGACACGATGAACCACGTGATCAAGACGCTGCAGGACAACCTCCATGAGGAGAGCGACCCGTTCTACGGCAGTTTTGAAACCCCCGCCGTGCTCAAGAAGCTGTTGGAGCTGGGTAACCTGGGCCAGAAAACCAAGGCTGGTTTCTACAAGAAGGTGGGCCGCGACGTTCTGCGTTTTGACCTGACCAGCGGCGAATACGTGCCCGGCGGCCAGAAGGCCGACGAGGTGTACGGCCGCATGTTGAAAAAACCTGCTGCCGAGCGCCTCAAGCTCCTGCGCAATGCCGAGGGCGCGCAGGGCCAGTTCCTCTGGGCCATCCTGCGCAACAGCTTCCACTACGCCGCCGTGCACCTTTCAACAATAGCCGACAACGCCCGCGATGTGGACCAGGCCATGCGCTGGGGCTTTGGCATGAAGCAGGGTCCGTTCGAGCTGTGGCAAGAGGCTGGCTGGCTTGAAGTGGCGAAGATGGTCCAGGAAGACATCGACGCGGGCAAAGCACTGTCCAAGGCGCCACTGCCCGAGTGGGTCTTCAAGGGCCCCGTGGCCGAGGCCGGTGGCGTGCACACCGCGCAAGGCTCCTGGAGCGCATCCAAGGCGAAATTCATTGCACGCCGCCAGTTGCCCGTGTACGAGCGCCAGCACTTCCCCGAGGCGCTGCTGGGCGAAACCCTGCCCGACTACAAGACGGCGGGCAAGACACTGCACGAAGACGACGCCATCCGCCTGTGGACGCTGGACGACGAAGTGGTGATCGCCAGCATCAAGACCAAGATGCACGCCATCAGCCCCGACGTGGCCGAGGGTCTGGCCATGGCGGTCGATATTGCCGAGAAGGACTACAAGGCCGTGGTAGTGTGGTCGGGCGACGAGCCCTTCAGCGCCGGCGCCGACCTGCAGGCCATGCTGCCCGCGTTCATGATCGCCGGTGTCAGTGCCATTGAGGGCGCTGAGCAAGAGCTGCAGAACACCATGCTGCGCCTGCGCTACGCCGGTGTGCCCGTGGTGTCGGCCATTCGTGGCCTGGCGCTGGGCGGTGGCTGCGAGCTGGCCGTGCACTCGGCCCGCCGCGTGGTGCACATGGAAAGCTATATCGGTCTGGTCGAAGTGGGCGTAGGCCTGGTGCCCGGCGCTGGTGGCCTGACCTACATTGCGCGCCGCGCTGCCGAGAACATGGCGCAGTCCACGTCCAAGGACGTGCTGCCCTTCCTGACCGAAGGTTTCACCGCCGCCGCCATGGCCAAGGTGGGCACCAGTGCGCTGGAATCGCGCAAGCTGGGCTACCTGCTCGAGAGCGATGTCATCGTGCCGCACAAGGACGAGCTGCTGTTTGTGGCGCTGAACGAAGCCAAGGCGATGGCCCGGGGCGGCTGGCGTGCACCGCACAAGCGCTTGTTCCCGGTGGCTGGCCGCAGCGGCATTGCCACCATCAAGGCGCAGTTGGTCAACATGCGCGACGGCGGCTTCATCAGTGCACACGACTTCCACATCTCCAGCCTGATCGCAGGCGTGGTCTGTGGCGGCGACGTAGACGCCGGTTCCCTGGTCAGCGAGGAATACCTCATGGCCATGGAGCGCAAGGCCTTCTGCAGCCTGATCACCCATCCCAAGACGCAGGAACGCATCCTGGGCATGCTCAGCACCGGCAAGCCGGTTCGCAACTGA
- a CDS encoding DUF4442 domain-containing protein, with protein MGRAAATLAATRPNRLARTLGQLDRVPAVARPWARNLVLRRAVPFTGTAGLQYVALTPQRVEVAVANQRRVQNHIHGVHAAAMTLLAETATGMVVGMNVRDDCLPLAKELKVAFKKRAQGALRAVATLTVEQRALMQQSDKGEVQVQVTVTDETGAEPVQCEFTWAWIPSSRPKN; from the coding sequence ATGGGCCGCGCTGCTGCCACCCTCGCGGCCACACGCCCCAACCGGTTGGCCCGCACCCTGGGCCAGCTCGACCGGGTGCCTGCGGTTGCCCGCCCCTGGGCGCGCAACCTGGTGCTGCGCCGCGCTGTGCCTTTCACGGGTACAGCGGGGTTGCAGTACGTGGCGTTGACGCCGCAGCGTGTGGAAGTGGCCGTAGCCAACCAGCGCCGCGTGCAAAACCATATCCACGGCGTGCACGCCGCCGCCATGACGCTGCTGGCCGAAACGGCCACCGGCATGGTGGTGGGCATGAACGTGCGCGACGACTGCCTGCCGCTGGCCAAGGAACTCAAGGTGGCGTTCAAGAAACGCGCCCAGGGCGCCTTGCGTGCAGTCGCCACCCTCACCGTCGAACAGCGCGCGCTGATGCAGCAAAGCGACAAGGGCGAGGTGCAGGTGCAGGTCACCGTGACCGACGAAACCGGCGCCGAGCCGGTGCAATGTGAATTTACCTGGGCCTGGATTCCCTCCAGCCGCCCCAAGAACTGA
- a CDS encoding acetyl-CoA C-acyltransferase, protein MAKQVQEAYIVAATRTPIGRSGRGYFRNTRPDDLLVAAIKSAMLQVPTLDPRAIEDSIIGCSFPEGEQGMNMARIAMGLAFSHPVGGVTVNRFCASGITAIQMAADRIRVGEADVLIAGGAESMSMVPMGGNKPSFNPEVFARDEDIGIAYGMGLTAEKVAQQWKVSREDQDAFALESHLRAVKAQQAGEFTDEITPFEITERTPDLATGEVIAKKRTVHLDEGPRPDTTLEALAKLKTVFAARGSVTAGNSSQTSDGAGALILASEKAVKQFGLTPLARFVSYAARGVPPEIMGIGPIEAIPAALRYAGLQHEDIGWFELNEAFAAQSLAVVRTLGLDPAKVNPMGGAIALGHPLGATGAIRAATVVHALRRHKLKYGMVTMCVGTGQGAAGIFEAV, encoded by the coding sequence ATGGCAAAACAAGTCCAGGAAGCCTATATCGTTGCCGCCACGCGCACGCCCATCGGGCGCTCGGGCCGCGGTTACTTCCGCAACACCCGCCCCGATGACCTGCTGGTCGCCGCCATCAAGAGCGCCATGCTGCAGGTACCCACGCTGGACCCCAGGGCGATCGAGGATTCCATCATCGGCTGCTCGTTTCCCGAGGGCGAGCAGGGCATGAACATGGCCCGTATCGCCATGGGTTTGGCGTTTTCCCACCCCGTGGGCGGTGTCACGGTGAACCGTTTTTGCGCTTCGGGCATCACGGCCATCCAGATGGCTGCCGACCGCATCCGCGTGGGCGAAGCCGACGTGCTGATCGCTGGCGGCGCTGAATCCATGAGCATGGTGCCCATGGGTGGCAACAAGCCCTCGTTCAACCCTGAGGTGTTTGCCCGTGACGAGGACATCGGCATTGCCTACGGCATGGGCCTGACGGCGGAAAAAGTGGCCCAGCAATGGAAAGTTTCGCGCGAAGACCAGGATGCGTTTGCGCTGGAATCGCACCTGCGCGCTGTCAAGGCCCAGCAGGCCGGTGAGTTCACCGACGAAATTACACCTTTTGAGATCACCGAGCGCACGCCCGACCTCGCCACCGGCGAAGTGATCGCGAAGAAGCGCACCGTGCACCTGGACGAAGGCCCACGCCCCGACACTACGCTCGAAGCGCTGGCCAAGCTCAAGACCGTGTTTGCCGCCCGTGGCAGCGTCACGGCCGGCAACAGCTCGCAAACCAGCGACGGCGCGGGCGCGCTGATTCTGGCCAGCGAAAAGGCCGTCAAGCAGTTTGGTCTGACGCCCTTGGCGCGCTTTGTGAGCTACGCCGCGCGCGGCGTACCGCCCGAGATCATGGGCATCGGCCCCATCGAGGCGATTCCTGCAGCGCTGCGTTATGCCGGCCTCCAGCACGAAGACATTGGCTGGTTCGAATTGAACGAAGCCTTTGCGGCCCAGTCGCTTGCCGTGGTGCGCACCCTGGGCCTGGACCCGGCCAAGGTCAACCCCATGGGGGGGGCGATTGCGCTGGGGCACCCGCTGGGTGCCACGGGCGCCATCCGCGCCGCCACGGTGGTGCACGCGCTGCGCCGCCACAAGCTGAAGTACGGCATGGTGACGATGTGTGTAGGCACAGGCCAAGGCGCCGCCGGCATCTTCGAGGCCGTTTAA
- a CDS encoding alpha/beta fold hydrolase yields the protein MNKQSLRVDDSTTLALSVFEPEGAPRASVVIGGAMGVRQDYYAAFAQWLAGQGFRVTTFDYRGHGDSLVGPMREVRANLFDWARDYEAVISAARAALPEQPLYLLGHSLGAQLPGLLRNPGQVDGLLSVAAGSGYWRENAPRLKRMVPYFWWVLVPLATRLWGYFPGRTLRKVGDLPAGVILQWRRWCLHPTYSVGAEGPAAAQSYAAVRFPVLALWMSDDELMTLRGTHSLVKLYRNAPARVERIAPEDINALRIGHFGFFREQFRQTLWPRAVADLLGLAGLPVTGTTV from the coding sequence ATGAACAAGCAGAGCTTGCGGGTCGATGATTCGACCACCCTGGCGCTGAGCGTCTTCGAACCCGAGGGCGCGCCGCGCGCCAGCGTGGTCATTGGCGGGGCCATGGGGGTGCGGCAGGACTATTACGCGGCATTCGCGCAGTGGCTTGCGGGGCAGGGTTTTCGCGTCACCACCTTCGACTACCGGGGCCATGGCGACTCGCTCGTCGGCCCCATGCGCGAGGTGCGCGCCAATTTGTTCGACTGGGCACGCGATTACGAGGCTGTGATCTCGGCTGCGCGCGCGGCCCTGCCCGAGCAGCCGCTGTACCTGCTGGGTCACAGCCTGGGCGCGCAGCTACCCGGCCTGCTGCGCAACCCCGGCCAAGTCGATGGCCTGCTCAGCGTGGCGGCGGGCAGCGGCTACTGGCGTGAGAACGCGCCCCGCCTCAAACGCATGGTGCCGTATTTTTGGTGGGTGCTGGTGCCGCTGGCCACGCGCCTGTGGGGCTACTTTCCGGGGCGCACGTTGCGCAAGGTGGGCGACTTGCCTGCCGGTGTGATCCTGCAATGGCGCCGCTGGTGTCTTCATCCCACCTACAGCGTGGGGGCCGAAGGCCCTGCCGCTGCGCAAAGCTATGCCGCCGTGCGCTTTCCGGTGCTGGCGCTGTGGATGAGCGATGACGAGCTGATGACCCTGCGCGGCACGCACAGCCTGGTCAAGCTCTACCGCAATGCCCCGGCCCGGGTGGAGCGCATTGCGCCCGAAGACATCAACGCCCTGCGCATTGGGCATTTCGGGTTCTTCCGCGAGCAGTTTCGCCAGACGCTGTGGCCGCGCGCCGTGGCCGACCTGTTGGGGTTGGCCGGGCTGCCAGTCACCGGCACGACGGTATAA